A single window of Alphaproteobacteria bacterium DNA harbors:
- a CDS encoding thiamine pyrophosphate-binding protein: MSDFVLDRKDVIPQLIQNADQYLIVTGLAGTARDIANLCGAEGTNYYSMAGAMGGAVAMGLGLALAQPDKRVLVVTGDGELLMNVGALATVAVMNPPNLGIVCVDNGHYGETGNQVSHTGHSTDLAVMASGAGIKQVRTVAKEGEIADAAAMIKGGNATFFVHLKVNDNPPAPIKRSLDANYTKTVFRKALLGSA, translated from the coding sequence ATGTCCGATTTCGTCCTGGACCGCAAAGACGTCATCCCGCAACTGATCCAGAATGCCGATCAGTATCTGATCGTCACCGGGCTCGCCGGCACCGCGCGCGACATCGCCAATCTCTGCGGCGCGGAGGGCACCAACTATTACAGCATGGCCGGTGCCATGGGCGGCGCGGTCGCCATGGGCCTGGGCCTGGCGCTGGCGCAGCCGGACAAGCGCGTGCTGGTGGTCACCGGCGACGGCGAACTGCTGATGAATGTCGGCGCGCTCGCCACCGTCGCGGTGATGAACCCGCCCAATCTCGGCATTGTCTGCGTCGACAACGGCCATTACGGCGAGACCGGCAATCAGGTCTCGCACACCGGCCACTCGACCGACCTGGCGGTGATGGCGAGTGGCGCCGGCATCAAGCAGGTGCGCACCGTGGCCAAGGAAGGCGAGATCGCCGACGCGGCGGCGATGATCAAGGGCGGCAATGCCACCTTCTTCGTCCACCTCAAGGTGAACGACAACCCGCCGGCGCCGATCAAGCGCTCGCTGGATGCGAACTATACCAAGACCGTGTTCCGCAAGGCGCTGCTCGGTTCCGCCTGA
- a CDS encoding Gfo/Idh/MocA family oxidoreductase yields MTDSPIRIGLIGAGGNVRSRHIPGFRQQSGVEIVAVANRTRASGQAIADEFGIARVYDGWPEVLADPEVDAVCIGTWPYMHRTLTVAALEAGKHVMCEARMAMNLSDARHMLAAARKRPDLVAQIVPAPHTLAFDRTIREMVAGGAVGDIIAVDARIAAARAFPDASGPVHWRQDRDLSGNNIMNMGIWYEAMMRWVGPMKTVMAVGQSVVKHRLDADGHRVAMRIPDHIDVIGELEQGGQMRFNVSSVVGHMPSLADVHIFGTDGTIRLHQPVGGAMALSAGKRGDADLSAVAIDPARQGGWRVEEEFVNAIRGREPITHTDFVTGCQYMEWTDAVTLSLRQRRTVTLPL; encoded by the coding sequence ATGACCGATTCCCCCATCCGCATCGGCCTGATCGGCGCCGGCGGCAATGTCCGTTCGCGCCACATTCCCGGCTTCCGCCAGCAATCGGGCGTGGAGATCGTGGCGGTCGCGAACCGCACCCGCGCCTCCGGCCAGGCCATTGCCGACGAGTTCGGCATTGCCCGCGTGTATGACGGTTGGCCGGAGGTGCTGGCCGATCCCGAGGTCGATGCGGTCTGCATCGGCACCTGGCCCTACATGCACCGCACGCTCACCGTTGCCGCGCTGGAAGCGGGCAAGCACGTCATGTGCGAGGCGCGCATGGCCATGAACCTGTCCGACGCCCGGCACATGCTGGCCGCCGCGCGCAAGCGCCCGGACCTGGTCGCCCAGATCGTGCCGGCGCCGCACACGCTGGCCTTCGACCGCACCATCCGCGAGATGGTGGCCGGCGGCGCCGTCGGCGACATCATCGCCGTCGACGCCCGCATCGCCGCCGCCCGCGCCTTCCCGGATGCGAGCGGGCCGGTGCACTGGCGCCAGGACCGCGACCTCTCCGGCAACAACATCATGAATATGGGCATCTGGTACGAGGCGATGATGCGCTGGGTCGGCCCGATGAAGACGGTCATGGCCGTCGGCCAGAGCGTCGTGAAGCACCGGCTCGACGCCGACGGCCATCGCGTCGCCATGCGCATTCCCGACCATATCGACGTGATCGGCGAGTTGGAGCAGGGCGGCCAGATGCGCTTCAACGTCTCCAGCGTGGTTGGGCACATGCCGTCGCTTGCCGACGTCCACATTTTCGGCACCGACGGCACGATCCGCCTGCACCAGCCGGTTGGCGGCGCCATGGCGCTTTCGGCGGGCAAGCGGGGCGATGCGGATCTCTCGGCCGTCGCCATCGACCCGGCCAGGCAGGGCGGCTGGCGCGTGGAAGAGGAATTCGTCAACGCCATCCGCGGCCGCGAGCCGATCACCCACACCGATTTCGTCACCGGCTGCCAATACATGGAGTGGACCGACGCCGTCACGCTCAGCCTGCGCCAGCGCCGGACGGTGACCCTGCCGCTCTGA
- a CDS encoding NAD(P)-binding domain-containing protein — MTNVQSVFQRDLQGPVAGPNRRGAKRVAVIGAGACGLAAAKYLLEADFDVTVFEIGSQIGGMWCYKNDNGRSSAYRTLHINTSRGVTRFSDLDFDDRTQPFPDHFDMHRYLVQYADHFGVTPRIRFNSKVERVRPLFTPGQEAPRWRVDLADGSGQEFDAVIVATGHLTRPMEVPEFQAFTGEYLHSHHYKEPEPFVGKRVCVVGIGNSACDIASDVCVTSPRTVLVARSGVVILPKLMFGRAFTDITAQIQRPWIPRKLRQKITRFLVWLVHGDMTRLGFQKPTANTHVTSNATVVTDIAYRRIAVKPGITRVDGRTLQFADGTAEEFDTLIAATGYAIDLDFLPPEVVTLENNELDLYMRIVPPDWPGLFLMGFFNTDTALNMVFEHQARWVREVLLENAALPPAAEMKRAIAERKAWYASQYKHTARHTIEEEHVRYLGDLKRTLKAMVKRAAGALGKSRAA; from the coding sequence TCGGCGCCGGGGCCTGCGGCCTGGCGGCGGCCAAATACCTGCTGGAGGCGGATTTCGACGTCACCGTGTTCGAGATCGGCAGCCAGATCGGCGGCATGTGGTGTTACAAGAACGACAACGGCCGCTCGTCCGCCTACCGCACGCTGCACATCAACACCTCGCGCGGTGTCACGCGGTTTTCCGACCTGGATTTCGACGACCGGACCCAACCTTTTCCCGACCATTTCGACATGCACCGGTATCTGGTGCAATACGCCGACCATTTCGGCGTGACCCCGCGCATTCGCTTCAACAGCAAGGTCGAGCGGGTCCGGCCGCTATTCACGCCGGGGCAGGAGGCGCCGCGCTGGCGGGTAGACCTGGCCGACGGCTCCGGCCAGGAGTTCGACGCGGTCATCGTCGCCACCGGCCACCTGACGCGGCCGATGGAAGTGCCAGAATTCCAGGCCTTCACCGGCGAATACCTGCATTCGCACCATTACAAGGAGCCGGAGCCCTTTGTCGGCAAGCGCGTCTGTGTCGTCGGCATCGGCAACAGCGCCTGCGATATCGCCAGCGACGTCTGCGTGACCTCGCCCCGCACGGTGCTGGTGGCGCGCTCGGGCGTGGTGATCCTGCCGAAGCTGATGTTCGGGCGGGCCTTCACCGACATCACCGCCCAGATCCAGCGCCCCTGGATTCCGCGCAAGCTGCGCCAGAAAATCACCCGGTTCCTGGTCTGGCTGGTGCATGGCGACATGACCAGGCTGGGCTTCCAGAAGCCGACCGCGAACACCCATGTCACCTCCAACGCCACGGTGGTGACGGACATCGCCTACCGCCGCATCGCCGTGAAGCCGGGCATCACGCGGGTCGACGGCCGGACCCTGCAGTTCGCGGACGGCACGGCGGAGGAGTTCGACACGCTGATCGCCGCCACCGGCTACGCAATCGACCTGGATTTCCTGCCGCCGGAAGTGGTGACGCTGGAGAACAACGAACTCGATCTCTACATGCGCATCGTGCCGCCGGACTGGCCGGGGCTCTTTCTGATGGGCTTTTTCAACACCGACACCGCGCTGAACATGGTGTTCGAGCACCAGGCGCGCTGGGTGCGGGAAGTGCTGCTGGAGAACGCCGCCCTGCCGCCCGCAGCGGAGATGAAACGCGCCATCGCCGAGCGCAAGGCCTGGTATGCGAGCCAGTACAAGCACACCGCCCGCCACACCATCGAGGAGGAGCATGTGCGCTATCTGGGCGACCTGAAGCGCACGCTGAAAGCCATGGTCAAACGCGCGGCCGGTGCGCTTGGCAAGAGCCGGGCGGCATAG
- a CDS encoding tripartite tricarboxylate transporter substrate binding protein produces MRILKSLGLAAVAAAGLALAALPARAEWPDGPLTMLIGYKAGGGTDTKGRVLAKLLGEKLGVPVKVVNKPGGGQATALLWFKHQKPDGDTFFFGAVSGLTLNPHLNPRLAFRWDDFDYCCTATEFQPAIVAPSSAPFDDMKGFVAYAKEHPGTKYAALSPYARILMQLIAEKDGLDINYIPTKGGAGMVQLVLGGQVSTAYSGGIHARYPDKMKVLAVTTTKRQPQTPDAPTLTELGYQGASDAPTVIAFPKGTDPAIVAKMDAAVAWAVEQPEMKDISAKLQMPISYMGHDKVTAFVQKTDAETAAMIKASGYEPPK; encoded by the coding sequence ATGCGAATCCTCAAATCCCTCGGACTGGCGGCGGTGGCCGCTGCCGGCCTGGCGCTGGCGGCACTGCCGGCGCGGGCGGAATGGCCGGACGGCCCGCTCACCATGCTGATCGGCTACAAGGCCGGCGGCGGCACCGACACCAAGGGACGCGTGCTGGCCAAGCTGCTGGGCGAGAAGCTGGGCGTGCCGGTCAAGGTCGTGAACAAGCCGGGCGGCGGCCAGGCGACGGCGCTGCTCTGGTTCAAGCACCAGAAGCCGGATGGCGACACATTCTTCTTCGGCGCGGTGTCCGGCCTGACGCTGAACCCGCACCTGAACCCGCGCCTCGCCTTCCGCTGGGACGATTTCGACTATTGCTGCACGGCCACCGAGTTCCAGCCGGCCATTGTCGCGCCGTCCTCCGCCCCGTTCGACGACATGAAGGGCTTCGTCGCCTATGCCAAGGAACATCCCGGCACGAAATACGCCGCGCTCAGCCCCTATGCCCGCATCCTGATGCAGTTGATTGCCGAGAAGGACGGGCTCGACATCAACTATATTCCCACCAAGGGCGGCGCCGGCATGGTGCAACTGGTGCTGGGCGGCCAGGTTTCGACGGCCTATTCCGGCGGCATTCACGCCCGCTATCCGGACAAGATGAAGGTCCTGGCCGTCACCACGACCAAGCGCCAGCCGCAAACGCCCGACGCGCCGACCCTGACGGAACTGGGCTACCAGGGCGCCAGCGACGCGCCCACCGTGATCGCCTTTCCGAAAGGCACCGATCCTGCCATCGTCGCCAAGATGGACGCCGCGGTCGCCTGGGCGGTGGAGCAGCCGGAGATGAAGGATATCTCGGCCAAGCTGCAAATGCCGATCAGCTATATGGGCCATGACAAGGTCACTGCCTTCGTGCAGAAGACGGACGCAGAGACGGCCGCGATGATCAAAGCCTCCGGCTACGAACCGCCGAAATAA
- a CDS encoding 3-hydroxyacyl-CoA dehydrogenase, which produces MTHRKIAIVGTGLVGRAWSIVFARAGHPVSIFDPMDGAAERALALIAANLPDLAAADLLRGETPPDVLARIARADSLEQALDGAVHCQESAPERVEVKAALYKDLDRIAAPATVLASSTSGIPASQFSEGLAGQRRVLVAHPINPPHIIPLVEIVPAPWTDPALVQRTRDLMAAVGQSPISTTREINGFIVNRLQGALLAEAFRLVQDGVCSVADVDAAVADGLGLRWSFIGPFETIDLNSARGVPGYCDMLGQLYYDLAKEQADPREWTPGLVADIDRQRRAALPMDRHQARQDWRDRRLAALVGHKRQQAKQDTPD; this is translated from the coding sequence ATGACCCACCGAAAAATCGCCATTGTCGGCACCGGCCTGGTCGGCCGCGCCTGGTCCATCGTATTCGCCCGCGCCGGCCATCCGGTCTCGATCTTCGATCCCATGGACGGCGCCGCCGAACGGGCGCTGGCGCTGATCGCGGCCAACCTGCCTGACCTCGCCGCCGCCGACCTGCTGCGCGGCGAGACGCCGCCGGATGTGCTGGCCCGCATCGCCCGTGCCGACAGCCTGGAGCAGGCCCTGGACGGGGCCGTCCATTGCCAGGAAAGCGCGCCGGAGCGGGTGGAGGTGAAGGCGGCGCTTTACAAGGACCTGGACCGCATCGCCGCGCCGGCGACGGTGCTGGCCTCCTCCACCAGCGGCATCCCGGCCTCGCAATTCTCCGAAGGTCTGGCGGGCCAGCGCCGGGTGCTGGTGGCCCATCCGATCAACCCGCCGCACATCATCCCGCTGGTGGAGATCGTGCCGGCGCCGTGGACCGACCCGGCTCTCGTGCAGCGGACCCGCGACCTGATGGCCGCTGTCGGCCAGAGCCCGATCAGCACCACGCGCGAGATCAACGGCTTCATCGTCAACCGCCTTCAGGGCGCCCTGCTGGCCGAGGCGTTCCGGCTGGTGCAGGACGGTGTCTGTTCGGTGGCGGACGTGGATGCGGCGGTGGCCGACGGCCTGGGCCTGCGCTGGTCGTTCATCGGCCCGTTCGAGACCATCGACCTGAACTCGGCCCGGGGCGTGCCCGGCTATTGCGACATGCTGGGCCAGCTTTACTATGATCTGGCGAAGGAACAGGCGGACCCGCGCGAGTGGACGCCTGGCCTCGTCGCGGACATCGACCGCCAGCGCCGCGCCGCCCTGCCCATGGACCGGCACCAGGCGCGGCAGGACTGGCGCGACCGGCGGCTGGCCGCATTGGTCGGCCACAAGAGACAACAGGCGAAGCAAGACACGCCAGACTAG
- a CDS encoding NAD(P)/FAD-dependent oxidoreductase, protein MDTATATRPDARAAAGLDYDTIIIGAGLSGMYQLYRLRNQGQKVRVFEMGTGVGGTWYWNRYPGCRFDSESYSYGYSWSEEVLKEWDWTEHFAPQPETERYCNFVADKFDLRKDIQFKAKVASAHYRDDSQSWEITLADGSTHTARWLVTAIGPLSAPVFPRIKGRDTYKGEAYHTGLWPKHEVTFEGKNVAVIGTGATGVQAITEIAKTAKSLTVFQRRPNWCKPLRNKKIPKAEMDQIRARYDEIFRKCQESATCFLHTPDKRNTFDATPAEREAFWEHQYNEPGFSMWVGGFRDMMTNRAANDAVSEFVANKIRERVKDPKVAELLVPKEHGFGTRRVPQESGYYEVYNQDNVELVSILETPIEEITEAGLRTAEREFEFDMIVYATGFDAITGSFDRIDIRGAGGQALKDKWKGGPKTFVGVLVRDFPNMFMLVGPHTALGNIPRSIEYNVEWVDDLIGYLSTNGYTYANASAEGEADWTEVVVRSNHGLLSSEVDSWMTGVNQNVEGKQQRIIARYSGTAPQYREYCDRVAANGYREIETR, encoded by the coding sequence ATGGACACGGCAACCGCAACCCGTCCGGACGCCCGCGCCGCCGCGGGGCTGGACTATGACACCATCATTATCGGCGCCGGCCTTTCCGGCATGTACCAGCTCTATCGCCTGCGCAATCAGGGCCAGAAGGTGCGGGTGTTCGAGATGGGCACCGGCGTCGGCGGCACCTGGTACTGGAACCGCTATCCCGGCTGCCGCTTCGATTCCGAAAGCTATTCCTACGGCTATTCCTGGAGCGAGGAAGTGCTGAAGGAATGGGACTGGACCGAGCATTTCGCGCCGCAGCCCGAGACCGAGCGCTATTGCAACTTCGTCGCCGACAAGTTCGACCTGCGCAAGGACATCCAGTTCAAGGCCAAGGTCGCCTCCGCCCACTATCGGGACGACAGCCAGTCCTGGGAGATCACGCTGGCGGACGGCAGCACCCACACCGCCCGCTGGCTGGTGACCGCGATCGGGCCGCTGTCCGCCCCGGTGTTCCCGCGCATCAAGGGGCGCGACACCTATAAGGGCGAGGCCTATCACACCGGCCTCTGGCCGAAGCACGAGGTGACGTTCGAGGGCAAGAACGTGGCCGTCATCGGCACCGGCGCGACCGGCGTCCAGGCGATCACCGAGATCGCCAAGACCGCCAAGAGCCTGACCGTGTTCCAGCGCCGGCCGAACTGGTGCAAGCCGCTGCGCAACAAGAAAATCCCCAAGGCGGAAATGGATCAGATCCGCGCCCGCTATGACGAGATTTTCCGCAAGTGCCAGGAAAGCGCCACCTGTTTCCTGCACACGCCCGACAAGCGCAACACATTCGACGCCACGCCGGCGGAGCGCGAGGCGTTCTGGGAGCATCAGTACAACGAGCCGGGCTTTTCCATGTGGGTCGGCGGCTTCCGGGACATGATGACCAACCGCGCCGCCAATGACGCGGTGTCGGAATTCGTCGCCAACAAGATCCGCGAGCGCGTCAAGGACCCCAAGGTCGCCGAACTGCTGGTGCCGAAGGAGCACGGCTTCGGCACCCGCCGCGTGCCCCAGGAAAGCGGCTATTACGAGGTCTACAACCAGGACAATGTCGAACTGGTCTCGATCCTCGAAACCCCGATCGAGGAGATCACCGAGGCCGGCCTGCGCACCGCGGAGCGCGAATTCGAATTCGACATGATCGTCTACGCCACCGGCTTCGACGCCATCACCGGCAGTTTCGACCGGATCGACATCCGCGGCGCCGGCGGCCAGGCGCTGAAGGACAAGTGGAAGGGCGGGCCGAAGACCTTTGTCGGCGTGCTGGTGCGCGATTTCCCCAACATGTTCATGCTGGTCGGCCCGCACACCGCGCTCGGCAACATTCCGCGCTCCATCGAATACAATGTGGAGTGGGTGGACGACCTGATCGGCTATCTCTCGACCAATGGCTATACCTACGCCAATGCGTCGGCGGAAGGCGAGGCCGACTGGACCGAGGTGGTCGTCCGGTCGAACCATGGCCTGCTGTCGTCCGAGGTCGATAGCTGGATGACCGGCGTCAACCAGAATGTCGAGGGCAAGCAGCAACGCATCATCGCGCGCTATAGCGGCACCGCGCCGCAATACCGCGAATACTGCGACCGCGTCGCCGCCAACGGCTATCGCGAAATCGAGACGCGCTAG
- a CDS encoding CoA transferase has translation MLSPLSGIRVLDLSRFYSGPHATLLLAGMGAEVIRIDEPAQPMAQAKAPPFAGAAGVAMTERSPDDLSIHYLKRNRAKKAITLNLKSAEGVALFRRLAAEADVVFENFTPGVADRLGIGYAALSAACPRLVYCALTGWGSTGPDAHEKSYDPIAQAAAGLMSITGRNGDPPLKAGSPLSDGIAGVHAALGVTAALVQRGVTGKGQFVDVSMADCLLSLVLDEPLDHYEALGLPAQQGNRIPRFSPFNTFRAADGWLVIGAATPGQWRTLCQCMGEPELADDPHWRDVAWRIAHNDAVEAKVSAWVSCLSVAEAVTTLRKAGGIAGPINGIEELKAWPHLAARGMLAPLHHPRAGAVPETVAAAFPLKFSGGHAGYAAPAPWPGQDNDAVYGDVLGLDAEERTRLKAEGVI, from the coding sequence ATGCTAAGCCCTCTTTCCGGAATTCGGGTCCTGGACCTTTCGCGGTTTTACTCCGGTCCGCACGCCACCCTGCTGCTGGCCGGGATGGGCGCCGAGGTGATCCGCATCGACGAGCCGGCCCAGCCCATGGCACAGGCCAAAGCCCCGCCCTTTGCGGGTGCCGCCGGCGTCGCCATGACGGAGCGGAGCCCGGATGACCTTTCCATCCATTATCTGAAGCGCAACCGGGCCAAGAAGGCCATTACCCTGAATTTGAAATCGGCGGAGGGAGTGGCGCTGTTCCGGCGGCTGGCCGCCGAAGCCGACGTGGTGTTCGAGAACTTCACCCCCGGTGTGGCCGACCGGCTGGGGATCGGCTATGCTGCGCTGTCGGCGGCCTGTCCCCGTCTGGTCTATTGCGCGCTGACCGGCTGGGGCTCGACCGGACCGGACGCGCACGAAAAATCCTATGACCCGATCGCCCAGGCCGCCGCCGGGCTCATGAGCATCACCGGCCGCAATGGCGACCCGCCGCTGAAAGCCGGCTCGCCGCTCTCGGACGGGATTGCCGGCGTGCACGCGGCCCTGGGCGTGACGGCGGCGCTGGTGCAACGGGGCGTGACCGGCAAGGGGCAGTTCGTCGACGTCTCCATGGCCGACTGCCTGCTGTCGCTGGTGCTGGACGAGCCGCTGGATCATTACGAGGCGCTGGGCCTGCCGGCGCAGCAGGGCAACCGCATTCCCCGCTTCTCGCCCTTCAACACGTTCCGGGCGGCGGACGGCTGGCTGGTGATCGGTGCGGCGACGCCCGGGCAGTGGCGCACGCTCTGCCAGTGCATGGGCGAGCCGGAACTTGCGGACGATCCGCACTGGCGCGATGTCGCCTGGCGCATCGCCCATAATGACGCAGTGGAGGCCAAGGTCAGTGCCTGGGTCTCCTGCCTGTCGGTGGCGGAGGCCGTGACGACACTGCGCAAGGCCGGCGGAATTGCCGGGCCGATCAACGGCATTGAGGAGTTGAAAGCCTGGCCCCATCTCGCCGCGCGAGGGATGTTGGCGCCACTGCACCACCCGCGGGCGGGCGCGGTTCCGGAGACGGTGGCGGCAGCGTTTCCGCTAAAATTCTCCGGCGGCCATGCGGGGTATGCGGCGCCGGCACCCTGGCCGGGGCAGGACAATGATGCGGTCTATGGGGACGTGCTGGGCCTGGACGCCGAGGAACGGACGCGCCTGAAGGCCGAGGGGGTGATTTGA
- a CDS encoding CoA transferase yields the protein MFQPLAGKRVIDVTQVLAGPYCTYQLALMGAEVIKIELPGQGDWTRLGGEDAELSAAGYSLGFLTQNADKKSVCLNLKTAEGVAVLKQLIQTADVFVENFKPGTAAGLGIGYEDVRDLNPTLVYASLSAFGQDGPLGHRPAYDHIIQGMVGIMHTTGTPETVPNKVGSPYVDYATGLMGAFAVVSALLERERTGAGQRVDVAMLDTAMLLMASLAVSTAATGTPPPPTGNEAFSGSPSSGTYETQDGLIMLAANNERQFQTLCRAIGRADLLEDERFAERTARKRNAPALRAEFAALFRTKTAAEWEAFLDDARVPGVRVRRMDEVLGEPQLAARGLMQPVALDGLARTVALPSLGFKANGETTAPRRSPPRLGQDTDAVLGALGVDVAALRAKGVV from the coding sequence ATGTTCCAGCCCCTTGCCGGCAAGCGCGTGATCGACGTGACCCAGGTCCTGGCCGGCCCCTACTGCACCTACCAGCTGGCGCTGATGGGGGCGGAGGTCATCAAGATCGAACTGCCCGGCCAGGGCGACTGGACCCGCCTCGGCGGCGAGGATGCGGAATTGAGCGCCGCCGGCTATTCCCTCGGCTTCCTGACCCAGAACGCCGACAAGAAATCGGTCTGCCTCAACCTGAAAACGGCAGAGGGCGTGGCGGTCCTGAAACAGTTGATCCAGACCGCCGACGTGTTCGTCGAGAATTTCAAGCCGGGCACCGCCGCCGGGCTCGGCATCGGCTATGAGGATGTGAGGGACCTGAACCCGACCCTGGTCTATGCCTCGCTCAGCGCCTTCGGCCAGGACGGGCCGCTGGGCCATCGCCCGGCCTACGACCACATCATCCAGGGCATGGTCGGCATCATGCACACCACCGGCACGCCGGAGACGGTGCCGAACAAGGTCGGCAGCCCCTATGTGGACTATGCCACCGGCCTGATGGGCGCCTTTGCCGTCGTCTCCGCCCTGCTGGAGCGGGAGCGGACGGGGGCGGGCCAGCGCGTCGACGTCGCCATGCTGGATACCGCCATGCTGCTGATGGCCTCGCTGGCGGTCTCGACCGCGGCCACCGGCACGCCGCCGCCGCCCACCGGCAACGAGGCGTTCAGCGGCTCGCCGTCCTCCGGCACCTATGAGACTCAAGACGGCCTGATCATGCTGGCCGCCAACAACGAGCGCCAGTTCCAGACCCTCTGCCGCGCCATCGGCCGCGCCGACCTGCTGGAGGACGAGCGCTTTGCCGAGCGGACGGCGCGCAAACGGAATGCGCCCGCGCTGCGGGCGGAGTTCGCCGCGCTGTTCCGCACCAAAACGGCCGCGGAATGGGAAGCCTTTCTGGACGACGCCCGCGTCCCCGGCGTTCGCGTCCGCCGCATGGACGAGGTGCTGGGCGAGCCGCAACTGGCCGCCCGCGGCCTGATGCAGCCGGTGGCGCTGGACGGGCTCGCCCGCACGGTCGCCCTGCCGAGCCTGGGCTTCAAGGCGAATGGCGAGACCACGGCACCCCGCCGCTCCCCGCCCCGCCTCGGCCAGGACACCGACGCGGTGCTGGGTGCGTTGGGGGTGGATGTGGCGGCGCTGCGGGCCAAGGGCGTGGTGTAG
- a CDS encoding phosphonopyruvate decarboxylase, translating into MPFDIPAPPPGEPSWPYELYKLLKDAGITQFSYVPDAGHKVLINLSLADPDVHSIPLTSEEEGVAMAAGAHLGGQKHVLLMQSSGAGNCINMLSLPRLGKFPFLTILSMRGDFGEGNPWQMPMGKSVQPVLEACDVLCLKVEKPEEVIPTVEAAITMAFQSQESVAVLLGQKLIGAKKFG; encoded by the coding sequence ATGCCCTTCGACATCCCCGCGCCGCCGCCCGGCGAACCGAGCTGGCCGTACGAACTGTACAAGCTGTTGAAAGACGCCGGCATCACGCAGTTTTCCTATGTGCCCGACGCCGGCCACAAGGTGCTGATCAACCTGTCGCTGGCCGACCCGGATGTCCACTCCATTCCGCTCACCAGCGAGGAAGAGGGCGTCGCCATGGCTGCCGGTGCGCATCTGGGCGGGCAGAAGCACGTGCTGCTGATGCAGTCGTCCGGCGCCGGCAACTGCATCAACATGCTGAGCCTGCCGCGGCTCGGCAAGTTCCCGTTCCTGACCATCCTCTCGATGCGCGGCGACTTCGGCGAGGGCAATCCCTGGCAGATGCCCATGGGCAAGTCGGTGCAGCCGGTGCTGGAGGCCTGCGACGTGTTGTGCCTGAAGGTGGAAAAGCCGGAAGAGGTGATCCCCACGGTCGAGGCCGCCATCACCATGGCGTTCCAGAGCCAGGAATCCGTTGCCGTGCTGCTGGGCCAGAAGCTCATCGGCGCCAAGAAATTCGGTTGA